One window of Candidatus Zixiibacteriota bacterium genomic DNA carries:
- a CDS encoding polyprenol monophosphomannose synthase: MKILVIIPTYNEKENIGTILPLVLKQDQGIEVLVVDDNSPDGTGKLVEELKASNPRIKLIKREKKSGLGTAYIAGFDYALQNGYDYIFEMDSDFSHDPSYIPDFLKAIKDSDLVLGSRYIRGVNVVNWPITRLLLSYFANVYARWVTGLPVRDSTGGFKCFKREVLEKIGLDNIHSNGYAFQIEMSFRAWKKGFKIKEIPIIFVDRRAGESKMSKKIVREAIWMVWKLRILSILGRV, from the coding sequence ATGAAAATCTTAGTCATAATACCAACCTACAACGAAAAAGAGAACATCGGCACGATCCTTCCTCTGGTTTTAAAACAAGATCAGGGAATAGAAGTCTTAGTGGTGGATGACAACTCTCCTGACGGAACCGGTAAATTAGTGGAAGAGCTTAAAGCCTCGAATCCCAGAATAAAACTTATCAAAAGGGAGAAAAAATCAGGGCTGGGCACTGCCTATATAGCAGGGTTCGACTATGCCCTGCAAAATGGCTACGATTATATCTTCGAGATGGACTCAGACTTCTCGCATGACCCCAGTTATATACCAGATTTTCTTAAAGCTATAAAAGATTCGGACCTGGTTTTAGGCTCGCGCTATATCAGGGGAGTCAATGTTGTCAACTGGCCCATAACCCGCTTGCTTCTTTCCTATTTCGCGAATGTTTATGCCCGCTGGGTCACCGGGCTTCCGGTGAGAGATTCCACCGGTGGTTTTAAATGTTTCAAAAGGGAAGTCCTGGAGAAGATTGGCCTGGATAATATCCACTCCAATGGTTACGCTTTCCAGATAGAGATGAGCTTCCGCGCCTGGAAAAAAGGTTTCAAAATCAAGGAGATACCGATTATCTTCGTGGACCGCAGAGCGGGCGAATCAAAGATGTCCAAAAAGATAGTGCGGGAAGCTATCTGGATGGTCTGGAAGCTTAGGATCCTGAGTATTTTGGGAAGAGTATGA
- a CDS encoding glycosyltransferase family 2 protein, with protein MNNREKSAGARHAVPLHSGNQLDLSIIIVNYRAKRFLKVCLDSIYNTKNNLRLEIWLIDNSSKDDTVPWVRENFPQVNLIENEWNSGFSKAANQGIRESQGKYLLLLNPDTKITEGKINQLLKFMDENPEAGICGPRMIDEKGELLYSCRSFPDLLTSISSSQSVLNRLFPHNSLSRKYLLKDLDRTGIKEVDWVSGSCLFARRKMLGEIGLLDENFFMFCEDTDLCLRAKKNGWKVFYFPFLTVTHQLAGSTSLNPLRAKLEHHRSMYYFFKKHYHPNPVFRLLVYLSLLGRLIFLSFVFSLPGTFKKK; from the coding sequence ATGAATAATAGGGAAAAAAGTGCAGGGGCACGGCATGCCGTGCCCCTACACTCTGGTAATCAACTTGACCTTTCAATCATAATCGTAAACTACAGGGCAAAAAGATTCTTAAAAGTATGTTTGGATTCAATTTACAATACAAAAAATAATTTAAGGCTTGAAATCTGGTTAATTGATAACTCTTCTAAGGATGATACAGTCCCTTGGGTCAGAGAGAACTTCCCACAGGTCAACCTGATAGAAAATGAGTGGAACTCAGGTTTTTCCAAAGCCGCTAACCAGGGGATAAGAGAAAGCCAGGGGAAATACCTGCTTTTGCTTAACCCGGATACGAAAATCACAGAGGGGAAAATAAACCAGTTGCTCAAGTTTATGGACGAAAATCCAGAGGCTGGAATCTGTGGTCCAAGAATGATTGACGAAAAAGGCGAATTGCTTTATTCCTGCCGCTCTTTCCCTGACCTCCTTACCTCCATCTCCTCCTCTCAATCGGTTCTCAATCGCCTGTTTCCGCACAATTCCTTATCCCGGAAGTATCTGCTCAAAGATTTAGACCGAACCGGGATAAAAGAGGTGGACTGGGTGTCCGGCTCCTGTCTTTTTGCCCGAAGGAAGATGCTGGGAGAAATAGGACTTCTGGATGAAAACTTTTTTATGTTCTGCGAGGATACAGACCTTTGTTTAAGAGCAAAGAAAAACGGCTGGAAGGTATTCTACTTTCCCTTTTTGACTGTGACCCACCAGCTCGCGGGGTCTACTTCCTTAAATCCTTTGCGAGCTAAGCTGGAACATCACCGCAGTATGTATTATTTTTTTAAGAAACACTATCATCCAAATCCTGTCTTCAGGCTTCTGGTTTATCTTTCTTTGCTCGGGCGATTGATTTTCTTATCTTTTGTCTTCAGCTTACCTGGGACATTTAAAAAGAAATAG
- a CDS encoding undecaprenyl/decaprenyl-phosphate alpha-N-acetylglucosaminyl 1-phosphate transferase → MDQYIFILTFSFSLGLLLTFLVKNFSLKYQLLDYPNHRKIHLNPTPTLGGIAIFLSFNLVFWTALIWERTILSSDLRYLAGFTLGGVIIFATGIYDDLKNLRPRWKLLLQSLAVLVLILFGLRINLLYIPFFKAVSLGFFSYPVTFVWCLLIINAFNLIDGLDGLAAGLSVIASLALLGVGIFLEVKLISFISLGVIGACLGFLRYNYPPARIFMGDSGSQYLGYIFAAEGVICPIKSYTALALFIPLLALGLPIFETFFSFFRRTLNNKRFYHADKRHLFHFLLEKGLSKKLTIWIFYIVSIILTIITWAILVRENKLVFSFLLSFLGILVLILAFYLFRIGMTDQVKKK, encoded by the coding sequence TTGGATCAGTATATTTTCATCCTAACTTTTTCGTTCAGTTTGGGCTTACTTCTTACGTTTCTGGTCAAGAATTTCAGTCTGAAGTACCAGCTCTTGGATTATCCGAACCACAGGAAGATTCACCTGAATCCAACTCCTACCCTGGGAGGGATCGCCATATTCTTATCATTTAACCTGGTTTTCTGGACGGCCTTAATCTGGGAACGAACGATACTTTCATCTGACCTGAGATACCTTGCCGGTTTTACTTTGGGAGGGGTTATAATTTTCGCCACCGGAATTTATGATGACCTCAAAAACCTAAGGCCCAGGTGGAAGCTCCTTTTACAATCGCTGGCGGTTTTGGTCTTAATCCTGTTCGGATTGAGAATCAATCTGCTTTACATTCCTTTTTTCAAGGCAGTGAGTCTTGGGTTCTTCTCTTACCCGGTCACGTTTGTCTGGTGTCTTTTGATCATCAATGCCTTTAATTTGATAGATGGGCTGGACGGGCTGGCGGCCGGCCTGTCGGTAATCGCCTCCTTAGCTCTTTTGGGTGTGGGGATTTTCCTGGAGGTGAAGCTCATCTCCTTTATCTCTTTAGGCGTCATAGGTGCCTGTCTGGGCTTTTTACGATATAATTACCCTCCAGCCAGGATTTTTATGGGAGATTCTGGTTCTCAATATTTAGGATACATCTTTGCGGCGGAGGGGGTAATCTGTCCGATTAAAAGCTACACCGCCCTGGCACTTTTCATTCCCCTCTTAGCCCTGGGATTACCAATATTTGAGACTTTCTTTTCGTTTTTCAGGAGAACTTTAAACAATAAAAGGTTTTATCATGCTGATAAGAGGCATCTTTTTCATTTCCTGCTGGAAAAAGGGCTAAGTAAGAAATTAACCATCTGGATTTTTTATATTGTTTCCATTATATTAACCATAATAACCTGGGCTATTCTTGTCCGGGAGAATAAACTGGTTTTTTCTTTTCTGCTATCCTTTTTAGGGATACTGGTTTTGATCCTGGCATTTTACCTGTTCCGGATAGGGATGACTGATCAAGTAAAAAAAAAGTAG